In Telopea speciosissima isolate NSW1024214 ecotype Mountain lineage chromosome 10, Tspe_v1, whole genome shotgun sequence, the DNA window TCTGCACCATCTACTCTTTTAGCAATATCATAAGCTATGCTCTCCAAAACCGCAGATGCCAATCTCTTTTGTGGAGGAGAATCTCGAAGCAAGTCCAGCAGTGTCCGTGCTCTCTCCTGTGCTTTCTCTGTGCCTTCTGCAGTTAAGTGCAGAAGACCTGGGATTGCGCCTTCTTTGAGGATGAGTTCTCTGTACTTACTGCGGCAGCTCTGGCACAGTGAGAGTAGAGCCCCTACTGCATGCTCTGTGCTGATCAGGGACCCATCTTCTATGGTTTCCACCAGGGTTAGAATTCCACCTTTGGAATTTGATATTGCTGTTCGACCTTCTTCATAGTTGGACAGCATTTCAAGCAAGGCAGTTGTCTTCTCAGCAAATTTGGAGTATTTTTTGCATTCCTTGAGGAGGGTGAGGAGGGGAGGAACCGCTTCAGTAGCTAGGACGGGATTAAGGATTGTTGTGCCGGAAGAGAGGTTGTATAGGGCTGTAACTGCATCAACTTTGCCTTGCAGACTTCCAGAGCTTAGGATCTGAACGAGAAGGGGGGCTGCTCCAGAAGCAGCAATTGCTTGTTTGTTAGAAGCGGAGGCAGAAAGTGTCAGGATTGCTGCCGTGGCCAGCTCCCTTAAACCGCCATTTTGGAACTTGAGGAGCTCTATAAGTGGGGGTATAGCACCAGATGTCACTATCCTGACCTTGTTtctgagaaagaagaagaaacgattGAATCAGATAAGCCATCAGTATactataagaagaagaaattattgGATCAGATAAGGCATCAGTATACTGCAAGAAAAGGCAACATGATGTAAGGATCAAGACCAAATGCAAAAGAATGAAAAACAGTCGCAGAAGCACATCAGGTATTCAAATAAAAGCCTTGCCCCTGTCAAATGCTTTGCATAGGCCTACAATTTTTACTGATTCATTAAggctccttttattttattattattattttaaaattttttttttttgggggggagtgGGGGAGAGTTAAATATTAAGGTTccattttttcttaaaattattGTGAAGGCTGCTGGTTGGATGTGAAATGTTGTGAAATGAATTCCAAACAAAATGGGAACTTTCCAACTAATGCCAACAATAATAGTGCCTGAATCAAAACATTAAGTAACGcaaccaaaattttcaattaaattTCTTAGACTTTTGAGCAAAAATATTTACTCCAATTTCAACCACCACCTAAATCTCACTATATCCTGTTCTGCTACTGGTATTTTCTTTTTCGATTATTACACTGAGAAAGTTTTACATGAAACCATACAGAGCCTTCAATAAAGAACGCAGAGAACATGCAGAATATTttaagaaaagtctaatagctTAAAAACAAATAGTTATTGTTTTAGGTAACAGTTGGAAAGTCAGGTAAAATATTTCCTTTCCATATTTTCCAACAAAATCTGTAGGATTCAGTTGGAAAGTTAATTACTAAATTTAGTGAATTTTTGGAACTAATTACAATTGTACTGGAATTAGTTGGAAGATTTCCTCTTCCCCTCCACCCCCAACTTTTTTTTCtgagggggggaaggggggaggttTACCTTACTATCATGATAAGCCTAAAGATTTTCACAATAGCTGTAGGCAAAATGAATGATATGAGAATTGGAAAAGGAAATGGGGAGaaaggaagattaaaaaaagaaaaaggaaaacctCTTCGGACAGGAAATGGGCAATAGGTTCAAGAGATAAGTTGATGATACATTCACGGAGGCTTTTCTGTTTCCTATTGTATCTGACGACGAGTTGGAAGGATTGAGAGAGGTTTTAGGGAAAgataatgattttattgaggaaaCCTTGCCTCCATCtccaaagaattttttttgggatttttaacaTATCTCTCCATTCATTATCTCAAAATAAATAGGGTAAAGGGGCatatccagtgcacaaggctccctcccgccactgtggggtttgggagggtcataatgtacgcagccttacccctgtttttgctgagaggctatttccagacttaaacccatgacctcttggtcacaatggagcaaccttaactgTTGCACCAAGTCCCACCCTCCTCAAAATAATTAGGGTAATACAAATAATTACACCTAACCCATGTACATTACTTACGTAGATGTTAAAATAACCCACAATAACTGATAGGAATAACTACTACTTAATAATTGACAATAACTGGTAATACGAACCATCTCGCAACAACACCCTaccttccacgatttaggtgAGGAGGAGGTTAGaatgtattaggatttggccttaggcctttattataaataaagtggatcgtgggaggctcccccacattgagatttgaataaaaaaaaagactttctgctgctggccgagtgctactgctgctgctccttagagtgttgccttgtggatctatcAAGGACGAAGGATGGGTGGATTTCCTGTGattccttacgccgtgacggctgggaggttctctttgtgaaggtggttctatccttcaataGTAGATTTGCTGCGGTGGATATCTGCTGTAAGTCTATATTTAAATATCTGTTTCCAttcttctttccccccccccccttcgatccctcttgtttttctatttgaatttctaaaaccctagatcatctaagtCTTACCCAGCCATTATCCTACATCTGTTTCACACCAAAATCAGATCACAGCCTCCCCATACCAATCCCTCCACTCGACCAGACCTGCAGCCCATTCTAATCtgtccaaaccctaaaatcccccaactccattaaacccccaaaaccctaaatgtcCAGATTCAGCAAttctaaccatcaaaacccttccttatttggatcgaaccttccccTCTCTATTTAGTAAACTTAATCCTAAGCCCAGCCCTATTCATCCATCTAAACCCTAGCTTTAGTGAT includes these proteins:
- the LOC122643880 gene encoding U-box domain-containing protein 3, translated to MGVDVEVESREAVLLTTDREEEESSRETWTQKKQTLIQELARKVINGDLESKIQAARDVRKLAKTSVKTRSNLAIAGVIEPLVSMLASSNLDARQAALLALLNLAVRNERNKVRIVTSGAIPPLIELLKFQNGGLRELATAAILTLSASASNKQAIAASGAAPLLVQILSSGSLQGKVDAVTALYNLSSGTTILNPVLATEAVPPLLTLLKECKKYSKFAEKTTALLEMLSNYEEGRTAISNSKGGILTLVETIEDGSLISTEHAVGALLSLCQSCRSKYRELILKEGAIPGLLHLTAEGTEKAQERARTLLDLLRDSPPQKRLASAVLESIAYDIAKRVDGADKAAETAKRLLRDMVHRSMEQSMSRLQLRAASSTPQLPSA